In Oceanispirochaeta sp. M1, the genomic stretch TCTGATATTGACAGCGTAGCCGATACCATTGCCTATACGGGGTCACAGGATACGGAAATGGAGCTTTTTGAGAAGGCTCTTGAGCTCTCATCTACTCAACTGGAACGCATAGAGAAGAGTGCCTCCTTCACGGATACGGAGATGATCTCTCTTATCTTTACAGCACAGCTTTATATGCTGAAGGACAGCAGTTTTCTTGAAAAGATTAGACAGGATATCCGGGACGGCAGTCCGGCAGCAAAGGCCGTTAAGGATGTCATACAGTTGTATGCGGATCGTTTTGCCTCAATGACTGAGGCCAGGCTGGCGGAAAAAGCCCAGGACGTGAGAGATCTGGGTTATCGTATTCTTTCTAATATGGCCAGACCCGACAAAGAGGGCTTTACCTACAATGATCAGATAGTCCTTTCCAGGCATATTTACCCTTCCGACCTTTTTCGTCTTGCGGTGGAAGGGGTCGCAGGGATTGTTCTGAGAGGTGCGGGTGTTACGGCCCATATCTCCATTCTCGCCAGATCTCTCTCCATACCTGTTCTGATCACCGATGATAAATCGCTGCTGAATATACCCGAAGGTCTTCCCCTTCTTCTGGATGCCACAAAGGGCTTTCTTTATGTGAGACCCGATGAAAAAATCAGAAAGGAAATCCTTGAACAGGATGAGCATCACGGACAGATTCCGGGGTCCTACATTCTGAAGGGTCATCTGTCTGACGGCAATCCTGTATCTGTACATGCCAATATCAATATTCTCAAGGATGCGGAGGACGCTGTCCAGGAGGGCGCCGAAGGAATCGGTCTCTATCGGAGCGAGTTCCCTTTTATTCTGAAGAATGATTTTCTTTCAGAAGAGCAGCAGTTCAGACTCTACCGCTCCATTGTTATGAGTCAGAAGGGTAAGCCTGTGACTCTCAGAACCGCAGATATCGGAGGAGATAAACTGCTGCAGGGCCGCAGTGAAGCCGAAAGCAATCCTTTTCTTGGTGTGAGGGGGATACGTTTTTCCCTGGCAAATCTGGAGATGTTTCATGATCAGCTCCGTGCCATGCTCCGTGCCGGGGAAGGAGCCGATCTGGGAATCATGTTTCCCATGGTTTCAGGAGTTGAAGAACTGCTTCAGGCCCGTGAGGAGCTGGACTTATGCATCGGTCAGCTTAAGGAGCGCGGAGAGGCTTTCAATTCAAGCCCTCGCATAGGCGCCATGGTCGAACTCCCTTCTGCAGCCATGGCTGTAAGCGAGCTCTCTGAACACAGTGATTTTCTATCTATCGGTTCCAATGACCTGACCATGTATCTTCTGGCAGTGGACCGGACAAATGAAAATTTAAGCCATCTCTATAGAAGCCATCATCCAACGGTGCTGAAGGTTCTTGCAACCATAGTTGAGGATGCAGGGGATAAGAGAGACCAGATTTCTGTATGCGGTGATATCGCATCCGACCCTTTTCTGATCCCCGTACTTGTGGGAATGGGGATAAAAAAACTCAGTGTAGCTCCCTCAAGGATTGATGCTGTTAAACAGAGACTGCTTCAATTTTCTCTTGAAGACACACAGATTATCAAAAATGAGATTCTGGCAATCCGTCGACTGGATGAGATGGATAGATATATGAAATCTTTTCAGGAACGCTGGCCCCTTCCCTGATTACCGGCAGCTTCCCTGAAAACTAATTAGAGAGGATCTCAATGTCGTTGAACACTCTGAAAAAAACAATACCCGATCCACGTCATTATGATGTGATTCCACCGGATATGGATTATTCCTACTTTGAAAAACCGGGTTCCCATTCTCCCCGCTTCCGTGACAGTGAATACTCTCCGGTCAATGCCTGGTGGTTTGCGGAGTGTGCACTTCTGGCATACTGCCATCCAGGTTTTGCCCGGATGGCCTACAGGCTGGCGAAGTTTGATAATTTCCGTTTCTTTCAGGGGAAAGGGACCGAATGCATGGTCAGTTGGAATCGTAAGGCTGTGATTGTCTCCTT encodes the following:
- the ptsP gene encoding phosphoenolpyruvate--protein phosphotransferase — its product is MKKYSNALSSISNRVSLFETDLEMDGFLKEAISQLMDQAGASLGAVFVYDENSRELVFRVGYDSGDYWDTLRCSKKKRPMRFSLDDNELGRAFRDDSVRIHSYEISDENPFRSKLLIPIVRGPEKLGVLMMAHPDAGIFKPEDKSDLKRAASLLGDMLVEATAFMFPPEEGASIPVPKSRIIKGLKASAGHAFGTALPIWSDIDSVADTIAYTGSQDTEMELFEKALELSSTQLERIEKSASFTDTEMISLIFTAQLYMLKDSSFLEKIRQDIRDGSPAAKAVKDVIQLYADRFASMTEARLAEKAQDVRDLGYRILSNMARPDKEGFTYNDQIVLSRHIYPSDLFRLAVEGVAGIVLRGAGVTAHISILARSLSIPVLITDDKSLLNIPEGLPLLLDATKGFLYVRPDEKIRKEILEQDEHHGQIPGSYILKGHLSDGNPVSVHANINILKDAEDAVQEGAEGIGLYRSEFPFILKNDFLSEEQQFRLYRSIVMSQKGKPVTLRTADIGGDKLLQGRSEAESNPFLGVRGIRFSLANLEMFHDQLRAMLRAGEGADLGIMFPMVSGVEELLQAREELDLCIGQLKERGEAFNSSPRIGAMVELPSAAMAVSELSEHSDFLSIGSNDLTMYLLAVDRTNENLSHLYRSHHPTVLKVLATIVEDAGDKRDQISVCGDIASDPFLIPVLVGMGIKKLSVAPSRIDAVKQRLLQFSLEDTQIIKNEILAIRRLDEMDRYMKSFQERWPLP